ATCTATTCAATTTCTTATCCAAATTGCAGAATTCAGTAAAACAATTAGTGactcaaaattactttttctgtcaaaatgaGAAGTCAGACGCTGACGAAAATAACTACGCTATTGCTGTTCTCATTTTAAGTTCCAagtattctctttttttttttaaacttttaaccTATTTTGATAGCAAGCGGAAGTAAAATTAGCAATGGACTAACAAACTGAAAGGGATCAGTTTGAGAAGATAGAAGGGGAACATTTGGGCAAGGTGTCTTCCCTTAGCTGAACAGCTCAACCCAACTGAGGCAAGGCTGGGCTTTGTTTCTGTCTCCCCTAACctgctgtttttcagagtaAAAGAAGCTGAAACTTAACATGTGCGTCCAGCTGTCGTTTGAATGTAGTTTGAATATTAGAGCCAGATTTTTACCACCGAGACATACCCAGGGACCCAGTTGCCCAACTAACTAGCAAAACCACCCTGGCAGGGTTTCACGGTTGACCTCAGCAGTTCCTTGCCATGCACGCCACATGCAGCTGGGCTGCAGTTGTACAAACCCCATCCCAATAAACCATTCAGCTGAATCTTCTGCTGAGTTCTACTATGTCCAGATTTCACTCTCTGCATTTGAGTTGCCACACTTTTTGAGCACATCAGTTCTACAGCTCAGGGAAAGCTGCATAATTAGACACTACAATAATGTGCTTCACAGTTTGTTCCCAGTGAAAAGTGCCTTTTAGCTTTGAGAGTCTGAAAATAAGCAGGCTGTGAAAACTGGAACTGGGTATTTTTTTCACATAGCACCAAACCAAAATCCTCCTGTTACGTTATCCTCtctcccattttattttaaagatcaGCCAGCTTTTGGTGGCCTCACACTTTGCACTGGCTCTAGGATGCACAATCAAGAGTATGTCAAGCCACCCCTAAATTCCCTGTGCATCCCGTATTGTTGGCTCAGGTGTCTCAGGGAAGCTTATCTACTTTGCTTCACTGAATTGCAAGCAAAATTGGAATTCTTCATTTTGTAATACATCGTAACAAGCCTTGTGAAGCAAATATGGATGAGATGGAATTTTCAGTTACGGTGTGATTCTGGAGCACATCTTCATCTGGCTTTGTCTGATACAGTAACTCTCTGGAGCCTTCTGGTCCTTGAATCCAGCATCCCGTGGCAGATAACACAACACAGCATCCTGGCCTAGTGGTTACTGTGCTTCAACACATAAAAACAGCAGCATGAACTGTTGTAAATAAAGCTTAAcccacagaggaaaaagacCATTTAATTGAACATGCTCGCAAAAATATGTCTCAAAAAAAGCTGAAACCAGGTATTAAATCCATTAGTGGAGTGGGGACCATAACAAAAATGTCCACACTTGCAACAGATTTGAAGATTCACAATGTGACATTTTGCATGTGATCTTTAATGTTCAAACAGTAACAATgactaattttaaattatggttacaaaacccaaaactttcaGTGAGAGGCATTGCAAGAGTTGAGATGTAGAAACACATTTCTTCCAAAAGCCCAAACATTTTTAACCGAGGACTGCAAATACCTAGCCACTTGTGTAACTCTGCATAAGTATCATGCCATTCAGGATCTTTTACAAACATGTCAGTTTTAGTGTTTCAGGGGGCAAAGGATTTGCAATCAACAcctgaagagaaagagaagtagGAAGGAGAAGAGTACAGGAAAGATGAGTGGTGATGGGAGCCCTCATCTTGTGTGCTCAGGTGCAGAAGCTTGTAAAGATTTAAAGCTGATATGAAAACCTCACATAAGACCAGTATGTTTTTATGACCAGAAGCCTCCCTTACAATCAGGTTGATGAGTGGTAAGTATTCACCAGCCTGGGAGCTGGCGGGACAATCACAACATCAAGTGTCCTGTGCACCACTGCTATTCAAGATGTCTGCAATGCAAATACTTGCTCACCCACATCACAGGTGAGACTGCCTCTGGGATTCATAGGAGGGGGATGATTTAATTTGGAATTTCTCTTCATAGAGAAGCTCAGAGGTAGAACAATTATGGAGAAGAGCACCCAACCAGTTTTTCAGGGACAAACTATAGATAGATAAGACCTGAGCTATAGCTTATTTGCTTAGTAGGGTAACTCCTGAAGTCCCACCTTGGATGTGAATCAGACAAGCCACTGCATCCATTCCTGTTGAAAAACAAGTCGGGGCTCAGTCAAAACAAACACAGGTCATTCTCTCAGGATCCATGTGGAGAGAGAATCATCCTACTGTGCACCTTCTATGGCACCATGCTATAAGCCCCTCAAAGGTCAGTTCTGAGCTAGCTGaaggacagggaaaaggaggaaaaaaaacaatcttGCTGCACTAAGAAATCCCCCAAGGGATTTCCTCTATGGGCAGCAGAAACTTTGGGATGAGACAGATCTGCAAGACCTGAGAGATGCTACGGGGCAGAGGGGACAGATAACCTGAGGAGGAGGGGAACACCACAACCCACGAGGAATGTACAGAGTTCTCTTACACACCTGGAGTTTCCACCTCCTTAGCCTGGCTTTTTGTGCAGGAGGGTAACTTGGCCCAAGCAGGTACATCAGGATTTGACTTTTATCAGGCTCCCCAGGATGCAAAGCCTGTTTCAGTCTTATTTTGATACAACCCAGGCTGTTATACTTAGTATGCAAActcaaaaaaaagaagctaattAGCCATTCTAAATACGCACATTCAACATTGCCATgtacttaatttttattatagTAGGCGACTGGTTTCACTAAAAccactgttttgaaaagaagtGTACTAAAAATATGTGACAATTTTAGTGCTCatgaaaaaataccttttatCCTTGCAGACTGAAATCTTTTGCTTCCAGAATTACAGCAGGGATAGATTCATCTCTGTCTAAAACATGTGTCTAAACCAGCCCTGACTGCAAGTCAGTCCTTCTGGGGTTGTAACCAGGTGAGGTCTAGGAAGAATCAGGTTAGTTTCTTCCTGGTTCATCCCATCTTTGACCACATTGCTGAGGAACAAGGCtaagataaaataaatctcACAAACCCACAGGACAGCTGTCAAATGTCACTAAGTTTTGATCATTCCTATGCTGGATGTACTGGATTTGGTTATTGTTATGCAGTGACTCGGGCATGTCTAAGAAGTGCTAGGCTTGCCTGCAGGCCATTTATTATAAGGATAAGACAATTTGCTCCTGTGGTTAGCTAAAGGAAGAACCtccaaaatatgaaaacaaactgTCAGTATTTTACAACAACGTATACAAGAGTCTTTTAAATAGAATACACAGTGGTCAGATTTTATACACTAAGTTCTTaaagtacaaaaaaaccctccacatGGACAGATATGGCAAGAGGTGAGGGTTGATCCAGGCAGAAGTTTGTCATTAAATAAGTGCAGACAAATCAACAACTGAGGAAcatcaacagaaaaaacaacaaaatcagcACAGCTGTTATCTGCAGATCTCTGGGCTAGGCCTGCTCCAGTCGAGGCTAGCAAAGTCCAGACACGGTCTTGTGAATAAGGGCTTGTACCTCCACCTTTCGCTTTTCAAGATAGTCCCCACGTGTGTTGGGGGGGAGCAGATCAGATAGAGTGCACATCTGTGTCACTAGGGACACCTGCACTGTAGTCCTGCCAGGAGTCCTCCTTTGATTCACCTCCCATTCTCTCTACCGTGGTATCTTTGTGCGAAGGCAGAAAGAACGAACATGGGCAAAACCACTGCTGACGGTCCTCAAAAGATCTTGCACTCGTTAATGGAGAAGAGCTTCCGCCTGTTCTGCCTTTTGGCTTGATTGACTGCTGTCCGCACGGCGTACTCAAACACCTGCTGCACCCCCCGGTTGCTGAGGGCAGAGCACTCCAAATAGCCTTTGGCTCGCACATCCTGGGCAAGCCGCTTCCCATCTATTGGGCTGATGCAGGAGGAACGGTAGGGCCCCGTGTCGCGCTGGTCAGTCTGAGTAGCCACCACCAGAACGGGGATGCGGGGCAAATGGCTGCGGATCTCACTGATCCACTTGTTCCTCAGGTTCAGAAAGGAATTGTGGTTTGCCACTGAGTAGCACATTAATACCACATCTGCCTGTTGGTATGAGAGGGGGCGAATGCCTTTGAAGGCATCGCTGCCAGATGTGTCCCAAAGACCTAGGCTAATCTGTACACCATCCATGAAGACGTCCACTCCGGTATTTTCATACACGGTGGGTCTGTAGTCATCTGGAAAAGTCTCGGAGGTGAAACGTACCAAGAGAGATGTTTTCCCCACCGCAGAGTCTCCCACCAGGACACACTTAATTGAATCCAGCATTTTATTAGCTTCCAGGGCCAAGAGCACCGTCTCTGGGCAGCAGGAGTGGGATGGAGAGAGGCAGTGGTCTCAGAGGCTTTCTACATAACTTCCGTTTGGTGAGAAACCATCCAAATCTCTTTACTTCTCAAGACTTGATTGTGTCACTTGAGTCTAAAATCCCCTTTTCTCCCACACGGCTCTGTGATGCTGTTGGTTTTAATTATTCAGTGAGTCAAATGATGTTTCtggaagagtaaaaataaaatgtaacatttaTAACCCAGAGAGAACAGACCGTTATTCATCAAGATAAAGACGCCTGGACATGTCTTTGGACAGCCATGGGGAGTACCCCACATCGAGGATACTGAACCTTGCTGTtccctcccagccagctgcaTGTGCAACAGCCATTCATGTAAATAACCTTCTTGCTGCTCCATGGGGGCTAGTAGTCCTATCACCTCTGCCATTCTCCACTGACACCAactattttttccctccagttggctaaaaaaataataaaatcaatttaacttTGATATAACTGCTACTAACCTGCTTTTAGTGAGACATTTCCTGCCTCTGACTTTCACCAAGACTGACAGAATCCTGAATCCCTCTTAACCAATCAGTTCAGATTCCCTTGAAAAGGTACCCATGCTCTCTAGAAgtagtcaagagaaaaaaagcccttcaCTAACCAATTTGACTATTATTTAAGCAATCCCATAATGAACAGTAACACAGAACTACTTGTGACAATGAGGAAGCAAAGACTTCAGGTGTGAATCTCAAGCAACATGAACCTtgagttttcaaaagcaatgaaggatttgcagcaaaaatacaaaaaagttcAAAATTTTTCTTACAAATCACTTTAAACAAGCAAGGAGCACAAGCCAAAGAAAGCCACACCACCAGTGCTTGCCCCAGTCAAACTATTTCATTTGAAGGGGATACAGCTGCCCTGACATTTACTCTGTTGTAAAACTGAACTGAGAGTACCTCTTCAGAGTATGTAATTGCTTTTGAGCTCCTGCCAGCATTCAGTCAAATTTTcctattttgaaagcatttgcCTCTTCCCCACTAGCTGTTTGCAAGATTCACTGCTCACACAGGGCGACACACAAGATGCTATGAAAATCACTAGCTGCAAAACTGAAGGCAAATTAGTTCTGCTCAACAAAAGTAATTAAAGACAGTATCACTGCATAATTTCAAAATGTCCTCTGTGTGTTACACAAATAATATATTTCTGTCGCCTTCATATATGAAGAGAGAAATCACAGCTTAAGGTTATTTGCACAGAGAAGAATGATGGCCACAAAAAGCATATACTCTCCATTACTATAATGCTCTCCAGTTTCACCACCCtaaccccaccaccacccccccacacccacatTTCTAGTACACTCAAGGCTTTGGCTTACTccacaaaggggaaaaacaaaggaaaataagagaaaagcGCTAGACGAGCTTAGAGAGAACATTTTACAGGCACTGACAACTGCTACTGGCAACTCCCTAGCTTTCATTTTGCAGTGAGGCAGCGCCCTACCTCCTCTCGTGCTGCCGGCACACCTGCATCTCTCCCCCCCGATGCACTGACCAGAAGAAGGTGTGTCAGCAGCTTGGCCGAGCACGCCGTTTTATAGAGGTGGCACCAAGCCTGCAGGGCAGTCCTCGTGCGTATTTGAGTTACCGGTATCGAGAAGAGTCATTGCAACAGACAGCGCTTCCTGGACTGCCAGCGCGACCATGCTCTCGCCATCTCAGCTCATTTCTAGGAAGTGGGATGGAGGCTGAGGCTGCTTCACGGCATTCCTGGCTGCTGGGAAACAAGCTGCTCCATGAATTTAAGTTTtggtggcagcagctggaaatttgcttttaaagattCAGTAGGTCTAATGCCACTGTCTCACCTTCTCCATTCCCCAAACAAGCTCTCAAGGGAATTAAACAAGACGTTTACAAAATACATCCATGAAAAATGTGAGAAGTATATGCAGGATACACAGTCCAATTACTGAAATTCATCATCATCTTTCCTTCAGGGTATTCTACTTCAAAATTGT
The Haliaeetus albicilla chromosome 1, bHalAlb1.1, whole genome shotgun sequence DNA segment above includes these coding regions:
- the RHOH gene encoding rho-related GTP-binding protein RhoH, with the translated sequence MLDSIKCVLVGDSAVGKTSLLVRFTSETFPDDYRPTVYENTGVDVFMDGVQISLGLWDTSGSDAFKGIRPLSYQQADVVLMCYSVANHNSFLNLRNKWISEIRSHLPRIPVLVVATQTDQRDTGPYRSSCISPIDGKRLAQDVRAKGYLECSALSNRGVQQVFEYAVRTAVNQAKRQNRRKLFSINECKIF